In one Pseudarthrobacter oxydans genomic region, the following are encoded:
- a CDS encoding CoA-transferase → MDKRTSLSEAVAEHIRDGQLVALEGFGHLVPVAAAHEIIRQGLRDLTLARMTGDVLIDQLLAAGCLKGVIGSFVGNSSAGSLHELRRRVENSDPVPLDLEEYSHGGMVCRYLAGASKLPFYPINSYRGSDLVALNGKIRSVKDPYGGEEIHVVPALNPDVTIIHAQRADRAGNIQAWGILGVQAEAAFAGRKVIVTVEEIVDDAVIRSDPNRTIVPSHVVDAVVHCPRGAHPHSVQGYYDRDDGFSRRWSELARDPRRLRDWLQENIHGTRDHAEYIARLGPDYWDRLQVEAAFSVPVNYGGRK, encoded by the coding sequence GTGGACAAGAGAACATCCCTCAGCGAGGCTGTGGCGGAGCACATCCGGGACGGCCAGCTTGTTGCCCTTGAAGGATTCGGGCACCTGGTTCCGGTGGCGGCTGCCCACGAAATAATCCGGCAGGGACTCCGTGACCTGACGCTGGCCCGGATGACCGGCGACGTGCTGATTGACCAACTGCTGGCGGCCGGTTGCCTGAAGGGAGTCATCGGCTCCTTTGTCGGAAACAGTTCGGCAGGCTCGCTCCACGAGCTGCGCCGGCGGGTGGAGAACTCGGACCCCGTTCCGTTGGATCTTGAGGAATACAGCCACGGGGGCATGGTTTGCCGGTACCTTGCGGGTGCCTCGAAGCTTCCGTTTTATCCCATCAACTCCTACCGGGGCAGCGATCTGGTGGCACTGAACGGAAAGATCCGGTCCGTCAAGGACCCGTACGGCGGGGAGGAAATCCACGTGGTCCCGGCGCTGAATCCCGACGTGACGATCATTCACGCGCAGCGGGCCGACCGGGCCGGCAACATCCAGGCGTGGGGCATTCTTGGCGTGCAGGCCGAAGCTGCCTTCGCCGGGAGGAAGGTCATCGTTACGGTCGAGGAAATAGTGGACGACGCCGTCATCCGCTCCGACCCGAACCGCACCATCGTTCCATCCCACGTAGTCGACGCAGTGGTCCACTGCCCGCGCGGAGCGCATCCTCATTCGGTCCAGGGCTACTATGACCGCGACGACGGGTTCAGCCGCCGCTGGTCCGAGCTCGCCCGCGATCCGCGGCGGCTTCGCGACTGGCTGCAGGAAAACATCCACGGCACCCGGGACCATGCGGAGTATATTGCCCGTCTCGGCCCGGACTACTGGGACCGCCTGCAGGTCGAGGCGGCATTCTCCGTTCCGGTCAACTACGGAGGCCGCAAATGA
- a CDS encoding CoA-transferase, translating into MTSSELLTTLSARALEGKHVVFAGHGLPTLAVSLAQRTVSPGVEIIYESGVTGAQPADLPRSISDSVLVTGAAGVLPMAQLFNFVLQGQRVDVGFLGAAQVDRYGSLNSSLIGKDWRAPANKLPGSGGAIEAMAGAGEIFVVMRRHNPRSLVADLDFCTTPGPRRAAAARGGMMPAGLGVTTVITDLGIMTRRGIDEELVLTAVHPGVEVDDVRAATGWDLEVSKNLVTTVPPTGRELALLRDVLDPERVYLR; encoded by the coding sequence GTGACCAGCAGCGAGCTTCTCACCACCCTGTCCGCCCGTGCGCTGGAAGGAAAGCATGTGGTGTTCGCCGGACACGGACTTCCCACCCTGGCAGTGTCCTTGGCGCAGCGGACGGTTTCTCCCGGCGTCGAAATAATCTATGAGTCAGGCGTGACCGGGGCGCAGCCGGCAGACCTGCCGCGCAGTATTTCGGATTCGGTCCTCGTCACCGGCGCGGCGGGGGTCCTCCCCATGGCGCAGCTGTTCAACTTCGTGCTGCAGGGACAGCGCGTGGACGTCGGATTCCTCGGTGCCGCCCAGGTGGACAGATACGGCAGCCTGAACTCCAGCCTGATCGGTAAGGACTGGCGGGCGCCGGCCAATAAGCTCCCAGGCTCCGGGGGCGCCATCGAGGCGATGGCCGGGGCCGGCGAAATCTTCGTCGTGATGCGCCGGCACAATCCCCGGTCCCTCGTGGCAGACCTCGATTTCTGCACCACGCCCGGACCGCGCCGGGCGGCGGCGGCCCGCGGCGGCATGATGCCCGCGGGCCTGGGCGTGACCACCGTCATTACGGATCTGGGCATCATGACACGCCGGGGCATCGACGAAGAGCTTGTCCTTACCGCTGTACATCCCGGCGTCGAGGTGGACGACGTCAGGGCAGCCACAGGGTGGGACCTGGAGGTCTCGAAGAACCTGGTCACCACGGTGCCGCCGACCGGCCGGGAACTGGCACTGCTGCGGGACGTGTTGGATCCGGAGCGGGTATACCTGCGATGA